Proteins found in one Amycolatopsis aidingensis genomic segment:
- a CDS encoding response regulator, with translation MADELITAVIIDDHPATITGVRYWCERADPPITLIDAGARLADVWTGPGGAACVVIFDLDLEPNKTSFGELRRLADDGRHVIVYSQHADNATAIKCVKLGALAYLTKAEGEQHLIPAIRAAAGGQSYTAPSLSGAFVADNEPGNPRLSAREIDVMRAWFACSSKTCCLQAPHQCENGRHLYRTSANQVRQCRSGGHHQKRAGNPGAR, from the coding sequence GTGGCGGACGAACTGATTACGGCGGTGATCATCGATGATCATCCGGCGACCATCACAGGTGTCCGGTACTGGTGTGAACGGGCCGATCCACCGATTACCCTGATCGATGCCGGCGCCCGCCTTGCCGATGTGTGGACCGGCCCCGGCGGGGCAGCGTGTGTGGTGATATTCGACCTCGACCTCGAACCGAACAAAACCTCGTTCGGTGAGCTACGTCGCTTGGCGGACGACGGTCGCCACGTCATCGTCTACTCCCAGCACGCGGACAACGCAACGGCAATCAAGTGTGTCAAGCTTGGCGCGCTCGCCTACCTGACCAAAGCCGAGGGCGAGCAGCACCTGATACCAGCGATACGAGCCGCTGCGGGCGGTCAATCTTACACCGCACCATCATTGTCCGGGGCGTTCGTCGCCGACAACGAACCGGGAAACCCTCGACTCTCCGCCAGGGAAATCGACGTAATGCGCGCATGGTTCGCCTGCTCCTCCAAAACTTGTTGCCTCCAAGCTCCACATCAGTGTGAAAACGGTCGACACCTATATCGAACGAGTGCGAATCAAGTACGCCAATGCCGGTCGGGCGGCCACCACCAAAAGCGCGCTGGTAACCCGGGCGCTCGATGA
- a CDS encoding PLDc N-terminal domain-containing protein: MLYFGGLFGVITIAVWIFCLVDIITTPEGDCRNLPKMGWLVVVLLLPLVGGVLWLIAGRPEGTRAYRPGAYERKTPGFPEYDRPGRFAAPDPAADEEFLRRCRERAEEQRRKARGEG; encoded by the coding sequence GTGCTCTACTTCGGTGGCCTTTTCGGCGTCATCACGATCGCCGTATGGATCTTCTGCCTGGTGGACATCATCACCACCCCGGAAGGTGACTGCCGGAACCTGCCGAAAATGGGGTGGCTGGTCGTCGTTCTGCTGCTGCCACTGGTGGGAGGCGTGCTGTGGCTGATCGCCGGGCGGCCGGAGGGCACGCGGGCGTACCGGCCAGGAGCATACGAGCGGAAGACGCCCGGTTTTCCCGAGTACGACCGGCCGGGACGCTTCGCAGCCCCCGATCCGGCCGCCGACGAGGAGTTCCTGCGCCGGTGCCGCGAGCGAGCCGAGGAACAACGGCGCAAAGCCCGCGGCGAGGGGTGA
- a CDS encoding ABC transporter ATP-binding protein, which produces MKLCCELLGVRKQYGKRRVVDGFDLRVEAGEFIALTGASGAGKSTVLNMIGLLDAPDSGEVRVLGSKAPGPHTRAANRLRRSHLGYLFQNFALIDSDTVAHNLDIALTYAARGTSKRKRIAEALARVGLSGAENRKILSLSGGEQQRVAVARLLLKPCDIVLADEPTGSLDAENRDIVLGLLRELNQSGKTIVLATHDELVAGSSSRTVDVAGQFTHGPT; this is translated from the coding sequence GTGAAACTCTGTTGCGAACTCCTGGGAGTGCGTAAGCAGTACGGCAAGCGCCGGGTTGTGGACGGCTTCGACCTCCGCGTCGAGGCGGGTGAGTTCATCGCGCTCACCGGTGCGAGTGGAGCGGGAAAGTCCACTGTGCTCAACATGATCGGGTTGCTGGACGCCCCCGATTCCGGCGAGGTCCGGGTGCTCGGAAGCAAGGCGCCGGGGCCGCACACGCGCGCCGCCAACCGCCTTCGCCGTTCGCACCTGGGCTATCTGTTCCAGAACTTCGCCCTGATCGACAGCGATACGGTCGCGCACAATCTCGACATCGCCCTCACCTACGCGGCTCGCGGCACCTCGAAGCGGAAACGCATCGCCGAAGCGCTGGCGCGGGTCGGACTGTCCGGAGCGGAGAACCGCAAGATCCTGTCCCTGTCCGGCGGTGAACAGCAGCGGGTCGCCGTGGCTCGGCTGCTGCTCAAGCCATGCGACATCGTCCTCGCCGACGAACCGACCGGCTCCCTCGACGCCGAGAACCGCGATATCGTCCTCGGCTTGCTCCGCGAGCTCAACCAGTCCGGCAAGACCATCGTCCTCGCGACGCACGACGAGCTCGTGGCAGGCAGTTCTTCGCGGACGGTGGATGTCGCCGGACAGTTCACACACGGTCCCACCTGA
- a CDS encoding SDR family NAD(P)-dependent oxidoreductase: MAAAARPRTHLRTMTPTAAELDGAVVLVTGAASGIGAAVAGLAARRGATPVLLDHDIEGVRQRVASLGKHDFPGVRELPALAIGTDVTDEPSVRSAVDSTLERFGRIDIVITCAGISGPVGSRLEQVSLADWQRVFAVNVTGAYLTLKHTLPALRRSPHAAAVLVASDSALVAAPGMVPYCASKAAVVQLARALSVETAGQVRVNAVCPSVVNTPMSRGDLGRGDFTGAGYPVHEPEQIAEHVLFLASPQAGGVHGTALTMDFGYSARSAFPA; encoded by the coding sequence GTGGCAGCGGCTGCCCGGCCGCGTACCCACCTGCGCACCATGACCCCCACTGCCGCGGAACTCGACGGGGCCGTCGTCCTCGTCACCGGCGCCGCCAGTGGCATCGGTGCGGCGGTCGCCGGCCTGGCGGCACGCCGGGGGGCGACGCCCGTGCTGCTGGATCACGACATCGAAGGCGTCCGGCAGCGGGTAGCCTCCCTTGGCAAGCACGACTTCCCTGGCGTGCGGGAACTCCCGGCACTGGCGATCGGCACGGATGTCACGGACGAGCCATCGGTGCGTTCGGCCGTCGACTCGACACTCGAACGCTTCGGCCGCATCGACATCGTCATCACCTGCGCCGGAATCTCCGGCCCGGTCGGCAGCCGGCTGGAGCAGGTCTCCCTCGCCGACTGGCAGCGTGTCTTCGCGGTGAACGTCACCGGTGCCTACCTGACGCTGAAACACACCCTCCCGGCCCTGCGCCGCTCACCGCATGCCGCCGCGGTCCTGGTCGCGAGCGACTCGGCCCTGGTCGCCGCCCCGGGAATGGTTCCGTACTGCGCTTCGAAGGCCGCGGTGGTCCAGCTGGCGCGGGCACTCTCGGTGGAGACGGCAGGCCAGGTGCGCGTCAACGCCGTCTGCCCTTCCGTGGTCAACACCCCGATGAGCCGCGGCGACCTCGGCCGCGGGGACTTCACCGGGGCCGGCTACCCCGTACATGAACCCGAGCAGATCGCCGAACACGTACTGTTCCTCGCCTCCCCGCAGGCCGGCGGCGTGCACGGTACGGCGCTGACCATGGACTTCGGCTACTCCGCCCGCTCGGCCTTCCCCGCGTGA
- a CDS encoding MFS transporter: MTVETKATAGRREWTGLAVLALPTLLLSLDLSVLHLAVPHLAADLRPSSSELLWIIDIYGFLIAGFLVTMGTLGDRIGRRKLLMIGGTAFALASVVAAFASSPAMLIGARAVLGVAGATLMPSTLALISNMFRDPKQRGTAIAVWMSCFMGGMVLGPLAGGLILEVAWWGAVFLLAVPVMVLLLATAPRLLPEYRDEQAGRLDLTSVALSLGTILPVIFALKELAKSGPNPGTLLALVAGLGLGVVFVRRQRRMAEPMLDLSLFRNRTFTAALSIMLVGAVTMGGVFLLVSQYLQLVAGLSAAQAGLALVPQAIAVVIGSLIAPRLARRIRPEFVLGLGMLVAAAGILLFTRADSGDGVVLVVLGLSVAAFGMGPQGVLCTEMVVGSVPPRKAGAASAMSETSGEFGIAMGIAVFGSIGTAVYRGDLALPGSLPAGPAAEATESLAGAVNTAAGIGDQAGTALLASAREAFTSGLHTVAAIGAVAVVAFALAGMLALRRARSSTEHPQDTETEALVAP; the protein is encoded by the coding sequence ATGACCGTGGAGACGAAGGCGACGGCCGGCCGCCGGGAGTGGACCGGACTGGCGGTGCTGGCGCTGCCCACCCTGTTGCTGTCACTGGACCTGAGCGTGCTGCACCTCGCGGTCCCGCATCTGGCCGCTGACCTGCGGCCCAGCAGCAGCGAACTGCTGTGGATCATCGACATCTACGGATTCCTGATCGCCGGGTTCCTGGTCACCATGGGGACGCTGGGGGACCGGATCGGGCGGCGGAAGCTGCTGATGATCGGGGGCACGGCCTTCGCCTTGGCTTCGGTGGTGGCGGCGTTCGCCTCCAGCCCGGCCATGCTGATCGGGGCGCGTGCGGTGCTCGGGGTGGCGGGTGCGACGTTGATGCCCTCGACGCTGGCCCTGATCAGCAACATGTTCCGGGACCCGAAGCAGCGCGGCACCGCGATCGCGGTGTGGATGAGCTGCTTCATGGGTGGCATGGTGCTCGGCCCGCTGGCCGGTGGCCTGATCCTCGAGGTCGCCTGGTGGGGCGCGGTCTTCCTGCTGGCCGTTCCGGTCATGGTGCTGCTGCTGGCCACCGCACCCAGGCTGCTGCCGGAGTACCGCGACGAGCAGGCTGGCCGGCTGGATCTGACCAGTGTGGCGCTGTCGCTGGGCACCATCCTGCCGGTCATCTTCGCGCTGAAGGAGCTCGCCAAGAGCGGGCCGAACCCGGGTACCCTGCTCGCGCTGGTGGCCGGTCTGGGTCTCGGGGTGGTGTTCGTCCGGCGGCAGCGGCGGATGGCCGAGCCGATGCTGGACCTGAGCCTGTTCCGCAACCGGACCTTCACCGCCGCACTGAGCATCATGCTCGTCGGCGCGGTCACCATGGGCGGTGTCTTCCTGCTGGTCAGCCAGTACCTGCAACTGGTAGCGGGCCTTTCGGCCGCGCAGGCCGGTCTCGCGCTGGTGCCGCAGGCGATCGCGGTGGTGATCGGCTCGCTCATCGCTCCGCGGCTGGCCAGGCGGATCCGGCCGGAGTTCGTGCTGGGTCTGGGGATGCTGGTGGCGGCGGCGGGGATCCTGCTGTTCACCAGGGCAGACAGCGGTGACGGGGTGGTGCTGGTGGTACTCGGCCTTTCGGTGGCCGCCTTCGGGATGGGCCCGCAGGGCGTGCTGTGCACCGAGATGGTGGTCGGTTCGGTTCCGCCCCGCAAGGCCGGGGCGGCATCCGCGATGTCGGAAACCAGCGGCGAGTTCGGGATCGCGATGGGAATCGCGGTGTTCGGCAGTATCGGCACCGCAGTCTACCGCGGCGATCTGGCCCTGCCCGGCAGCCTGCCTGCCGGCCCGGCGGCCGAGGCCACCGAGAGCCTGGCCGGCGCGGTCAACACCGCCGCCGGCATCGGGGATCAGGCCGGCACGGCGCTGCTGGCCTCGGCACGGGAGGCCTTCACCAGCGGGCTGCACACCGTCGCGGCCATCGGCGCGGTCGCCGTGGTGGCCTTCGCTCTCGCCGGCATGCTCGCGTTGCGCAGGGCCCGTTCCAGCACCGAGCACCCGCAGGACACCGAGACGGAGGCGCTGGTCGCCCCCTGA
- a CDS encoding CARDB domain-containing protein gives MERKQPRWRLLTGLLTAGLLAAGLLPGSASAAPGSLDAAGAGSTEGAPTTVLDTTLSASSALPGYPVGNAGDGNQDSYWESTNNAFPQWIQADLGSTTAVNQVVLELPADWEPRTQTLTVQGSTTGTSFDTLVESAGYEFDQGSGNTVTIPFTATTRYLRLTVTANTGWPAAQFAEFEVHGPDSGDTQAPSAPFDLAYTEPEPGQIRLTWGAATDNVDVTSYAIYRDGTLVATVPGTELTYTDTPPAADTVEYFVRARDAAGNESPDSNRVTRVGEGPAGENLAEGKPIEASSTVHSYVAANANDGDVGTYWESAAGYPSTLTVRLGANADITSVVVRLNPDPIWSPRTQSIEVLGREQSGSEFTTLLGRADYAFDPSANQNSVTLPVNGRAAEVRLRFSGNTGAPGGQVAEFQVFGTPAPNPDLTVTSMTWTPSAPTETSEITLSATVRNTGSAPAGETVLDFALGGSAVGNTRVAPLAAGASATVSLNAGTRAKGSYTLSSTVDPSDTVVERDEENNTRTAAERLVVAQAPGPDLRVLDVTPNPANPAVGAPVTFTVTLDNPGTSTAEESVTRVSVGGTTLDTGTPAVAAGATETVPVDGSWTATSGGATITATADANDAVTETNETNNQFSRSLVVGRGAAVPYVEYEAEAGRYDGTLLVTDPERTFGHTNFATESSGRQSVRLDNTGQYVEFTSTNQANSIVVRNSVPDAPGGGGADHPISLYVNGNFERKLTLSSKHSWLYGNTDDPEGLTNTPQADARRLFDESHALLGRSYPPGTTFRLQRDAGDDASFYIIDLIDLEQVAPPKSKPAECTSITEYGAVPNDDGDDTSALQRAVTDDQNGVISCVWVPAGQWRQEQKILTDDPQDRGTHNQVGISNVTIRGAGMWHSQFYTLTEPQDADGINHPHEGNFGFDIDKNTQISDIAIFGSGRIRGGDGGAEGGVGLNGRFGTGTKISDVWIEHANVGVWVGRDYSNIPALWGPADGLEFSGMRIRNTYADGINFTNGTRNSRVFNSSFRNTGDDSLAVWANRYVKDPAVDIAHDNEFVNNTIQLPWRANGIAIYGGYGNRIENNLVYDTMNYPGIMLATDHSPLPFSGETVIAGNALYRCGGVFWNEQQEFGAITFFAQTHDITGVTLRDTEIHDSTYDGIQFKNGGGSIPDLEISNVLIDKSNNGAGILAMGGARGSATLTNVTITNSAEGDIVIQPGSTFKINGGPAPAPSERDDRKAESVLPPSRRDGTG, from the coding sequence ATGGAACGGAAACAACCCCGGTGGCGGTTGCTGACCGGTCTCCTCACCGCCGGCCTGCTGGCCGCGGGACTCCTGCCCGGCTCCGCTTCCGCCGCGCCCGGCTCCCTGGACGCGGCCGGTGCCGGCAGCACGGAGGGGGCCCCGACCACCGTCCTGGACACGACTCTCTCCGCCAGCAGCGCGCTGCCCGGCTACCCGGTCGGCAACGCGGGCGATGGCAACCAGGACAGTTACTGGGAGAGCACCAACAATGCCTTCCCACAGTGGATCCAGGCCGACCTCGGCTCGACCACCGCGGTGAACCAGGTGGTGCTCGAGCTCCCCGCGGACTGGGAACCCCGCACGCAGACGCTGACCGTGCAGGGCAGCACGACCGGCACCTCCTTCGACACTCTCGTCGAGTCCGCGGGCTACGAGTTCGATCAGGGCTCGGGCAACACGGTCACCATCCCGTTCACCGCCACCACCCGCTATCTGCGGCTGACGGTCACGGCCAACACCGGCTGGCCTGCCGCGCAGTTCGCCGAGTTCGAGGTACACGGGCCGGATTCCGGGGACACCCAGGCGCCGAGCGCGCCCTTCGACCTGGCCTACACCGAGCCCGAGCCAGGGCAGATCAGGCTGACCTGGGGCGCGGCCACCGACAACGTGGACGTGACGAGCTACGCGATCTACCGCGACGGCACGCTCGTCGCGACCGTGCCGGGCACCGAACTGACCTACACCGACACCCCGCCCGCGGCGGACACCGTGGAGTACTTCGTGCGTGCGCGGGACGCCGCGGGCAACGAGTCGCCGGACAGCAACCGGGTGACCAGGGTCGGGGAGGGGCCAGCAGGGGAGAACCTGGCCGAGGGCAAACCGATCGAGGCGTCCTCGACCGTGCATTCCTATGTCGCCGCCAACGCCAACGACGGTGACGTCGGTACCTACTGGGAGTCCGCGGCCGGATACCCTTCGACCCTGACCGTGCGGCTCGGCGCGAACGCGGACATCACCTCGGTGGTCGTGCGACTCAACCCCGACCCGATCTGGAGCCCGCGCACCCAGAGCATCGAGGTGCTCGGTCGCGAGCAGTCAGGGTCGGAGTTCACCACCCTGCTCGGCAGGGCGGACTACGCCTTCGACCCCTCGGCCAACCAGAACTCGGTGACGCTGCCGGTGAACGGCCGTGCCGCCGAGGTGCGGCTGCGGTTCTCCGGCAACACCGGCGCGCCCGGCGGGCAGGTCGCCGAGTTCCAGGTGTTCGGCACACCCGCGCCCAACCCGGACCTGACGGTCACCTCGATGACGTGGACGCCCAGCGCGCCGACCGAGACCAGTGAGATCACCCTCTCCGCCACCGTGCGCAACACCGGCAGCGCGCCCGCGGGGGAGACCGTGCTGGACTTCGCCCTTGGCGGATCGGCCGTGGGCAACACCCGGGTGGCGCCGCTGGCCGCCGGAGCATCGGCGACCGTCTCGCTCAACGCCGGTACCCGTGCCAAGGGCAGCTACACCTTGTCGTCCACAGTGGATCCTTCGGACACGGTCGTGGAGCGGGACGAAGAAAACAACACCCGCACCGCGGCCGAACGCCTGGTGGTCGCGCAGGCACCAGGGCCGGACCTGCGGGTGCTCGATGTCACGCCGAATCCGGCGAACCCCGCGGTGGGGGCGCCGGTGACCTTCACCGTGACCCTGGACAACCCCGGTACCTCGACCGCGGAGGAGTCGGTGACCAGGGTGTCCGTGGGTGGCACGACGCTGGACACCGGGACCCCGGCGGTCGCCGCGGGAGCCACCGAAACCGTGCCGGTGGACGGCAGCTGGACCGCGACCAGCGGCGGTGCGACGATCACCGCCACCGCCGACGCGAACGACGCCGTCACCGAGACCAACGAGACGAACAACCAGTTCTCCCGGTCCCTTGTGGTCGGACGCGGCGCCGCCGTGCCGTATGTCGAGTACGAGGCGGAGGCCGGCCGCTATGACGGCACCCTGCTGGTGACCGACCCGGAACGCACGTTCGGGCACACCAACTTCGCCACCGAGTCCTCCGGCCGCCAGTCGGTACGGCTGGACAACACCGGTCAGTACGTCGAGTTCACCTCGACGAACCAGGCCAACTCGATCGTGGTGCGCAACTCCGTACCGGACGCGCCGGGTGGGGGCGGTGCCGACCACCCGATCAGCCTGTATGTCAACGGAAACTTCGAGCGGAAGCTGACGCTCTCCTCGAAGCACAGCTGGCTGTACGGCAACACCGACGATCCGGAGGGCCTGACCAACACCCCGCAGGCCGACGCGCGGCGGCTGTTCGACGAGTCGCATGCACTGCTGGGGCGGTCCTACCCGCCCGGCACCACGTTCCGGCTGCAGCGGGACGCGGGCGACGACGCGTCGTTCTACATCATCGACCTGATCGACCTCGAGCAGGTCGCGCCGCCGAAAAGCAAGCCTGCCGAGTGCACGTCGATCACCGAGTACGGTGCGGTGCCGAATGACGACGGTGACGACACCTCCGCACTCCAGCGGGCGGTGACCGATGACCAGAACGGCGTCATATCCTGCGTCTGGGTTCCGGCCGGGCAGTGGCGGCAGGAGCAGAAGATCCTCACCGACGATCCCCAGGACAGGGGGACGCACAACCAGGTCGGGATCAGCAACGTCACCATCCGCGGCGCGGGTATGTGGCACTCGCAGTTCTACACGCTGACCGAGCCGCAGGACGCCGACGGCATCAACCACCCGCACGAGGGCAACTTCGGGTTCGATATCGACAAGAACACCCAGATCTCCGATATCGCGATCTTCGGCTCCGGGCGGATCCGCGGCGGGGATGGTGGCGCCGAGGGCGGGGTCGGCCTCAACGGCCGGTTCGGCACCGGCACGAAGATCTCGGACGTGTGGATCGAGCACGCGAACGTCGGGGTCTGGGTCGGCAGGGATTACAGCAACATTCCGGCGCTGTGGGGCCCGGCCGACGGCCTGGAGTTCTCCGGCATGCGCATCCGCAACACCTACGCCGACGGCATCAACTTCACCAACGGCACCAGGAACTCGCGGGTGTTCAACTCCTCGTTCCGCAACACCGGTGACGACTCGCTGGCGGTATGGGCCAACCGGTACGTCAAGGACCCGGCGGTCGACATCGCGCACGACAACGAGTTCGTCAACAACACGATCCAACTTCCGTGGCGCGCCAACGGGATCGCGATCTACGGTGGTTACGGTAACCGGATCGAGAACAATCTGGTCTACGACACGATGAACTATCCTGGCATCATGCTGGCTACGGACCACAGCCCGTTGCCGTTCTCCGGCGAGACGGTGATCGCCGGCAATGCCCTGTACCGTTGCGGTGGCGTGTTCTGGAACGAGCAGCAGGAGTTCGGGGCGATCACGTTCTTCGCGCAGACCCACGACATCACCGGCGTGACCCTGCGGGACACCGAGATCCATGACTCGACCTACGACGGAATCCAGTTCAAGAACGGTGGCGGCAGTATCCCGGACCTGGAGATCAGCAATGTGCTGATCGACAAGTCGAACAACGGGGCCGGCATCCTCGCCATGGGAGGGGCACGTGGCAGCGCCACGCTGACGAACGTGACCATCACCAACTCGGCCGAAGGAGACATCGTCATCCAGCCCGGGTCGACCTTCAAGATCAACGGCGGTCCGGCACCCGCACCGTCCGAACGGGACGATCGGAAGGCGGAGAGCGTCCTCCCGCCGTCCCGCCGCGACGGCACCGGGTAG
- a CDS encoding acyl-CoA dehydrogenase family protein codes for MVTTATELAAGFAETAAELDDTAELPIRNLRALHASGLDLATLPAEYGGQALSFRSFGEIVRILSAACPSTACIWLMHIGAAAGLVQMSAPGAAKYYAEELRAGNRFANALSEPSCGNMFLMPLQAAEPVPGGYRLTGAKRFVSGCEIADHFLINALVEGQPAFFGLAPDDTVSYIPIWDTMGLRASRSQLIQLDGTLLPADRRCLPPAEPKPNHIAAGLPFLALGIADAALAALVDHARNRTIPTTGEPLAQMQWLRFEVADAHLRLDSATLYARQTCWLADQNSPEFAAAALRAKPLANDIARDIAQLGVRVGGGSGYLRSSPIQRHFRDAQAPGLMAYSVEVCKDRVGGDLLAGPGT; via the coding sequence TTGGTAACGACCGCGACCGAGCTCGCCGCGGGCTTCGCGGAGACCGCGGCCGAGTTGGACGACACGGCCGAGCTGCCGATTCGGAACCTGCGTGCCCTGCATGCCAGCGGGCTGGACCTCGCGACCCTGCCTGCCGAGTACGGCGGGCAGGCGCTGAGCTTCCGTTCCTTCGGCGAGATCGTCCGCATCCTGAGCGCCGCCTGCCCGTCCACGGCGTGCATCTGGCTGATGCATATCGGAGCCGCCGCGGGCCTGGTGCAAATGTCGGCGCCCGGCGCGGCGAAGTACTACGCCGAGGAGCTGCGCGCTGGCAACCGATTCGCCAACGCGCTGTCCGAGCCCAGCTGCGGCAACATGTTCCTGATGCCGCTGCAGGCAGCCGAGCCGGTGCCGGGCGGGTACCGCCTGACCGGGGCCAAACGCTTCGTCTCCGGCTGCGAGATCGCCGACCACTTCCTGATCAACGCCCTGGTCGAGGGCCAGCCCGCCTTCTTCGGGCTGGCCCCGGACGACACGGTCAGCTACATCCCGATCTGGGACACCATGGGCCTGCGGGCCAGCCGCAGCCAGCTCATCCAGCTCGACGGCACCCTGCTGCCCGCCGACCGCCGGTGCCTGCCACCGGCCGAGCCGAAGCCCAACCACATCGCGGCCGGCCTGCCCTTCCTCGCGCTGGGCATCGCCGACGCCGCGCTGGCCGCCCTGGTCGACCACGCCAGGAACCGCACCATCCCCACCACCGGCGAGCCGCTGGCGCAGATGCAATGGCTGCGGTTCGAGGTCGCCGATGCCCACCTGCGGCTGGACTCCGCCACCCTGTACGCGCGGCAGACCTGCTGGCTCGCCGACCAGAACTCCCCGGAGTTCGCCGCCGCGGCCTTGCGTGCCAAGCCACTTGCCAACGACATCGCGCGGGACATCGCCCAGCTCGGCGTCCGGGTGGGCGGCGGCTCGGGATACCTGCGCAGCTCACCGATCCAGCGGCACTTCCGGGACGCGCAGGCCCCTGGCCTGATGGCCTACTCCGTTGAGGTCTGCAAGGACCGTGTCGGCGGCGACCTGCTCGCCGGTCCGGGCACCTGA
- a CDS encoding DUF6292 family protein, with protein sequence MDIYGCTEPAERGLRCYLERVAAGLGIGPESACCELACPATAYLALDERPVDLPGWDAALVWDDERGWALGVENSGRKELRVLAWYGLEVVPQPEEVVRFAKSVLGGHRPRSPGRPAGSPEWVRAQLETYVPTG encoded by the coding sequence ATGGACATCTACGGCTGCACCGAACCTGCCGAACGGGGCCTGCGCTGCTATCTCGAGCGGGTGGCCGCCGGCCTGGGAATCGGACCGGAGTCCGCGTGTTGTGAACTGGCCTGCCCGGCCACGGCCTACCTGGCCCTGGACGAGCGCCCGGTGGACCTGCCCGGATGGGACGCGGCGCTGGTGTGGGACGACGAGCGTGGCTGGGCGCTGGGGGTGGAAAACTCCGGCCGCAAGGAGCTGCGGGTGCTGGCCTGGTACGGGCTGGAGGTGGTGCCGCAGCCGGAGGAGGTCGTCCGGTTCGCCAAGAGCGTGCTCGGCGGCCATCGCCCGCGCTCGCCGGGACGTCCGGCAGGCTCGCCCGAGTGGGTTCGCGCCCAGCTGGAGACGTACGTGCCCACCGGCTGA
- a CDS encoding bifunctional nuclease family protein, whose amino-acid sequence MVPVEVHGVALLSGGESPVMLLRETDGDRRWLAISVGKPEAQAILSAKDQIENVRPSTVELIGDVLHMFGRRVTRVEVTELRDDIFRADLVLDKDTRVSARPSDAVAIGLRAQARIEVAEAVFEVAAVELEVVEDASGTPAAAESVSEEEQIRQFRTLLEEVRPEDFGKDQ is encoded by the coding sequence GTGGTTCCGGTGGAGGTGCACGGGGTGGCGTTGCTGTCCGGCGGCGAGTCTCCCGTGATGTTGTTGCGGGAGACCGACGGAGACCGTCGCTGGCTGGCGATTTCCGTCGGGAAGCCGGAAGCGCAGGCCATCCTCTCCGCCAAGGACCAGATCGAGAACGTCCGGCCGAGCACCGTGGAACTGATCGGTGATGTGCTGCACATGTTCGGCCGCCGGGTCACGCGGGTGGAGGTCACCGAGCTGCGGGACGACATCTTCCGGGCCGATCTGGTGCTGGACAAGGACACCCGGGTCTCCGCGCGGCCCAGCGACGCGGTGGCCATCGGGTTGCGCGCGCAAGCCCGGATCGAGGTCGCCGAGGCGGTGTTCGAGGTCGCCGCGGTCGAGCTGGAAGTGGTGGAGGACGCCTCGGGCACGCCGGCCGCGGCGGAGTCCGTTTCCGAGGAGGAACAGATCAGGCAGTTCCGCACCCTGCTGGAGGAGGTCCGGCCCGAGGACTTCGGCAAGGACCAGTGA